In Fluviispira sanaruensis, a genomic segment contains:
- the lspA gene encoding signal peptidase II, whose protein sequence is MQKDSLDILPAPVTKKSSKRSLLGFFFLCIGFILLDQSTKLWSEKHFLVSSSTTDIRTYYPSSQHIFTLGSPVNWLDFNTTYVRNTGAAWGFLGNLPENIRPYFFYILTIVAMIVILIFFFKTKADLLSTRLGIAFIFAGAAGNFIDRLWLHYVIDWIHVEWSLLSWQYDYPVFNIADCCVTIGVIILLIDTVREELQARKLRKLKKD, encoded by the coding sequence ATGCAAAAAGACTCCTTAGACATCCTCCCAGCTCCTGTTACGAAAAAGTCCTCTAAACGTTCTCTGCTCGGTTTTTTCTTTTTGTGTATTGGTTTTATTTTATTGGATCAATCTACCAAACTTTGGTCTGAAAAACATTTTTTGGTAAGTTCATCTACAACAGATATTCGCACTTATTACCCGAGCTCACAACATATTTTTACTCTAGGATCTCCTGTCAATTGGCTCGATTTTAACACAACGTATGTTAGAAATACAGGTGCAGCATGGGGTTTTCTAGGAAATTTACCTGAAAATATTCGTCCATACTTCTTTTATATTTTAACAATAGTTGCCATGATTGTTATCCTCATTTTCTTTTTTAAAACAAAAGCTGATCTGCTCAGCACTCGACTTGGTATTGCATTTATTTTTGCCGGGGCTGCAGGAAATTTCATAGACCGCCTTTGGTTACACTATGTAATAGACTGGATTCATGTAGAATGGAGTTTATTGAGTTGGCAATACGATTATCCTGTTTTTAATATTGCAGACTGCTGTGTAACGATTGGGGTGATTATTCTTCTCATCGATACTGTGCGTGAAGAATTACAAGCAAGAAAATTAAGAAAACTCAAAAAAGATTGA
- a CDS encoding ATP-dependent Clp protease ATP-binding subunit codes for MAQQFLKNSTHRVNEIFQAGITEALNAQVKMLIPEFLLFALMEQKDSIALKIAVECKLDEVLVKTSIINGIYDSINQLQKKQETHFPHMRDATGMYGSPEVAYLLEKADLERKNFGDAYISTGTLFLAFFDTRLNSRDILLKSGLIYEDTRKALLDVRGNHRVTNRDDEAKQSALSQYTRDITAMARRGELDPVSCRDNEIERVVQVLSRRKKNNPVLIGEPGVGKTVIIEGLAQRIVDLEVPDHLVGKRILSLEMADLVAGSKMHGEFEERLKAIKEEIIALEGQVILFIDEIHTVVGAGRTMGSLDASNILKGSLATGQLQCVGATTFKEYKQYIESDRALERRFQPIKVEEPSIENAKDILKSIAKKYEKHHQIHFSPEALDAAVELSNKYIFSRSLPDKAIDLIDEAGALKRIKVVSIPADIQKLEREKAKKELERSDYFNRQDFAMVANAQMELLTLENKVSERRRQWGLEMKHEDRMVTAEDIATLVSKVTGIPVQRLQAEDLEKLAHIEDELAKRLIGQKHAIHSVANALRRNRIGLRERKAPIGSFFFLGPTGVGKTELAKALAEYVLNDEHRLLRFDMTEFMERHETSKLIGSPPGYVGYGEGGQLTEKIKRQPYSVLLFDEVEKAHPDVFNLFLQILDDGRLTDAEGQYVSFENTLIIFTSNIGSEYISENKRGVGLGDFNKDLSNAEVRDLVMAELKKSFKPEFINRLDEVIVFEKLNKEDILKILELNLEQLAEKVKHQGLDLIINDEAKVFLAEKGFDPIYGARPLRRLLETEIENKIAQEIINKGKDKDSGLVNGKELKIELQKKPQPQLNVSIN; via the coding sequence ATGGCTCAACAATTTCTGAAAAACTCGACCCATCGCGTAAATGAAATATTTCAAGCAGGCATAACAGAAGCTCTCAATGCGCAAGTTAAAATGCTCATTCCAGAGTTTCTTTTATTCGCCTTAATGGAACAAAAAGATTCCATCGCTTTAAAAATAGCCGTTGAATGTAAACTCGACGAAGTTTTGGTAAAAACATCTATTATAAATGGAATATATGACAGCATCAATCAACTTCAGAAAAAACAAGAAACGCATTTTCCCCATATGCGCGACGCAACAGGCATGTATGGGTCACCTGAAGTCGCATATCTACTGGAAAAAGCGGATCTTGAGCGAAAAAATTTTGGGGATGCTTATATTAGCACAGGTACTTTATTTCTGGCATTTTTTGATACGCGCTTAAATTCTAGAGATATTTTATTAAAATCAGGCCTTATTTATGAAGATACGCGCAAAGCTCTGCTCGATGTGCGCGGCAATCATCGCGTCACGAATCGTGATGATGAAGCAAAGCAAAGTGCATTGAGTCAATATACCCGCGATATCACAGCAATGGCTCGGAGAGGTGAGCTTGATCCCGTGAGCTGTCGTGACAATGAAATAGAAAGAGTTGTCCAAGTGCTTTCCCGCCGGAAAAAAAACAACCCCGTACTTATTGGCGAACCAGGTGTTGGAAAAACTGTCATTATTGAAGGATTGGCGCAAAGAATTGTCGACCTCGAAGTTCCCGATCATCTTGTTGGCAAAAGAATTCTCAGCCTTGAAATGGCAGACCTCGTTGCAGGCAGCAAAATGCACGGAGAGTTTGAAGAAAGATTAAAAGCCATAAAAGAAGAAATCATTGCCCTCGAAGGACAAGTTATCTTATTTATCGATGAAATTCACACTGTGGTTGGTGCGGGACGCACTATGGGATCTCTCGATGCATCGAATATCTTAAAAGGCTCCTTGGCAACAGGCCAATTGCAATGCGTTGGCGCAACAACTTTTAAAGAATATAAACAATACATAGAAAGTGACAGGGCGCTTGAGCGACGATTTCAACCCATAAAAGTTGAAGAGCCTTCAATCGAAAATGCAAAAGACATATTAAAATCAATCGCAAAAAAATACGAAAAACATCATCAAATTCATTTTAGTCCAGAAGCTCTCGATGCCGCAGTTGAGTTAAGTAACAAATATATTTTCAGCCGAAGCTTACCGGATAAGGCGATCGATTTAATCGATGAAGCGGGTGCATTGAAAAGAATTAAAGTCGTAAGTATACCTGCTGACATTCAAAAACTTGAAAGAGAAAAAGCTAAAAAAGAATTGGAACGCAGCGATTATTTTAATCGTCAAGATTTTGCTATGGTTGCCAATGCACAAATGGAACTGCTCACCCTTGAAAATAAAGTTTCAGAACGCAGAAGGCAGTGGGGTCTCGAAATGAAGCACGAAGACCGCATGGTCACTGCTGAAGACATTGCTACTTTAGTTTCTAAAGTAACAGGCATACCCGTGCAAAGGTTACAGGCTGAAGATCTCGAAAAATTAGCACACATAGAAGATGAACTGGCAAAAAGACTTATCGGACAAAAACATGCCATCCACTCTGTCGCCAATGCTTTGCGCAGAAATAGAATTGGCCTGCGTGAGCGCAAAGCACCGATTGGCAGTTTCTTTTTTTTAGGACCAACGGGCGTGGGAAAAACAGAATTGGCAAAAGCCCTGGCAGAATATGTGTTAAATGATGAGCATCGTTTGTTACGTTTTGATATGACGGAATTTATGGAGAGACATGAAACTTCAAAACTAATAGGTTCACCTCCTGGTTATGTTGGCTATGGTGAAGGTGGACAATTAACTGAGAAAATAAAGCGTCAGCCTTACAGTGTCTTATTGTTTGATGAAGTGGAAAAAGCCCATCCAGATGTGTTCAATCTATTTTTACAAATTCTAGATGATGGACGTCTGACCGATGCAGAAGGTCAATATGTCAGTTTTGAAAATACACTTATTATTTTTACGAGTAATATTGGCAGCGAATATATCAGTGAAAATAAAAGAGGGGTGGGATTAGGTGATTTTAATAAAGACCTAAGCAATGCTGAAGTTCGCGATCTTGTCATGGCTGAACTGAAAAAATCTTTTAAACCCGAGTTTATAAACAGACTGGATGAAGTGATAGTCTTCGAAAAATTAAATAAAGAAGATATTCTAAAAATTCTTGAACTCAATCTTGAACAATTAGCCGAAAAAGTTAAACATCAAGGACTTGATTTAATCATAAACGATGAGGCAAAAGTATTCTTGGCAGAAAAAGGTTTTGATCCTATCTATGGAGCCCGACCATTGCGCAGGTTATTAGAAACAGAAATAGAAAATAAAATCGCCCAAGAAATAATTAACAAAGGTAAAGATAAAGATTCTGGACTCGTGAATGGAAAAGAATTGAAAATTGAATTGCAGAAAAAACCTCAACCTCAATTAAATGTCAGTATTAATTAA
- the cheB gene encoding chemotaxis-specific protein-glutamate methyltransferase CheB, protein MAVNVLIIDDSTTVCAMLTQMLTTAGFTVVGVGKNADEGLQLAGKLKPDVITLDIEMPGKSGIQILPQLQKVCDAAVIMCSTLTNQAASATLQSLEKGAFDYIPKTEIGKSFTPDMLKERVNNAYVYVIGKRKGEVAQYKPTVPVSSLPFMAPKAIVIGVSTGGPAALHKLFTMLPVMPVPIVVVQHMPAAFVASLAERIAQQSKHKTSVAKDDHTFVPGEVCFAPGDKHVVFKKIQNRVYCDLSEEPKNILHKPSADVLFQTAAEVMGKDLLAVVLTGMGRDGADGSKTVRLRGGMVLAESKSSCVVYGMPKSVIDAKTANFEFDLQDMAAAITKIVTGKILPPQST, encoded by the coding sequence ATGGCAGTAAATGTTCTCATCATTGATGACTCAACTACAGTGTGCGCAATGTTAACTCAAATGTTGACAACAGCTGGATTTACTGTTGTGGGAGTTGGCAAAAATGCAGATGAAGGCTTACAACTTGCAGGAAAACTGAAGCCAGATGTTATTACTTTAGATATTGAAATGCCAGGAAAAAGTGGTATACAAATCTTGCCACAATTACAAAAAGTTTGTGATGCTGCGGTCATTATGTGTTCCACTTTGACCAATCAAGCGGCTTCTGCAACTCTCCAGTCCTTGGAAAAAGGTGCATTTGACTACATTCCTAAAACAGAAATTGGCAAATCATTTACACCAGATATGCTTAAAGAACGTGTGAATAATGCTTACGTCTACGTTATTGGCAAACGCAAAGGGGAAGTTGCTCAATATAAGCCGACTGTGCCTGTGTCTTCATTGCCATTTATGGCTCCAAAGGCAATAGTGATTGGTGTTTCAACGGGTGGACCAGCAGCATTGCATAAGCTTTTTACAATGCTGCCTGTTATGCCAGTGCCAATTGTCGTTGTTCAGCATATGCCAGCTGCATTCGTTGCTTCCTTAGCAGAGCGAATTGCGCAACAGTCCAAACACAAAACTTCTGTGGCAAAAGATGATCACACCTTTGTTCCAGGCGAAGTTTGCTTTGCTCCTGGCGATAAGCACGTTGTTTTTAAGAAAATTCAAAATAGAGTTTACTGCGACCTCAGTGAAGAACCCAAGAATATTCTCCACAAGCCCTCTGCAGATGTTCTGTTTCAAACAGCCGCTGAAGTCATGGGCAAAGATCTCCTTGCTGTTGTTCTAACCGGTATGGGTCGTGATGGAGCTGATGGCTCAAAAACAGTGCGGTTGCGCGGCGGTATGGTCTTAGCAGAGAGTAAAAGCTCTTGTGTCGTTTATGGTATGCCTAAATCCGTGATTGATGCGAAAACAGCGAATTTTGAATTTGATTTACAAGATATGGCTGCAGCTATTACGAAAATAGTGACAGGTAAAATACTACCACCGCAGTCGACTTAG
- a CDS encoding chemotaxis protein, which yields MAIYIAKSKKEERMLQIGSNKFELVDFRLKDYPIGTDTTGPAQYEGIYGINIAKVREINKISQFTKMPNCHECIEGLLELREEAIPIVNLAKYLGYANHALRATDNIIICEFNGLVTGFVVHQAMRIRRISWEAILPPTRLIGREGGCVTGMHKLSKGQDNERDLMLLILDFEKIVAEINGETDALNRFTEDKLNNRVQGSNDETKTVLVVDDSMTARTQVELFLTQHGYRVITATDGEEGLFTLAALHEQAQKEGRELTDLVQVIVTDVEMPRMDGHAFTQTLKKDPRFNSLPIIMHTSLSGRANQETGKSLADEYVVKFNGEALIATVNRIWKKLMDKLESNRTDELNDDEDMAS from the coding sequence ATGGCAATTTATATCGCCAAGAGCAAAAAAGAAGAAAGAATGCTGCAGATCGGGAGTAACAAGTTCGAACTTGTTGACTTCAGATTGAAAGATTATCCTATTGGAACGGATACCACAGGACCTGCTCAATATGAAGGTATTTACGGGATAAATATTGCAAAAGTTCGTGAAATTAATAAAATCAGTCAATTTACAAAAATGCCAAACTGCCATGAGTGTATTGAAGGATTGCTTGAGCTGCGTGAAGAAGCTATCCCAATCGTAAATTTAGCAAAATATTTAGGCTATGCCAATCATGCTTTAAGAGCCACTGATAATATTATTATTTGTGAATTTAATGGCTTGGTTACTGGCTTTGTCGTCCATCAGGCTATGCGTATCCGTCGTATTTCATGGGAAGCAATCCTGCCACCAACGCGTCTAATTGGACGTGAAGGGGGGTGTGTCACTGGTATGCATAAGCTTTCAAAAGGACAGGATAATGAGCGGGATCTTATGCTTCTTATCCTCGACTTTGAAAAAATTGTGGCTGAGATCAACGGTGAAACCGATGCTCTCAATCGCTTTACAGAAGATAAATTGAACAACCGTGTTCAAGGCTCGAACGACGAAACGAAGACAGTGCTTGTCGTCGACGACAGTATGACTGCGCGTACACAAGTGGAATTATTCTTAACTCAACATGGTTATCGTGTGATCACCGCAACAGATGGTGAAGAAGGCCTCTTTACGCTGGCTGCGTTGCACGAACAAGCGCAAAAAGAAGGCAGAGAGCTCACTGATCTTGTGCAAGTTATAGTAACGGACGTTGAAATGCCACGTATGGATGGCCATGCCTTTACTCAAACTTTAAAGAAAGATCCTCGTTTCAATTCTCTTCCGATTATCATGCACACTTCACTTTCTGGTAGAGCAAATCAAGAAACAGGAAAGAGTTTGGCGGATGAGTATGTGGTCAAATTCAATGGTGAAGCATTGATAGCGACAGTCAACCGTATTTGGAAAAAATTAATGGATAAATTAGAATCAAATAGAACCGATGAATTAAACGACGATGAAGATATGGCATCTTAG